Proteins encoded by one window of Enterobacter hormaechei subsp. xiangfangensis:
- the pyrF gene encoding orotidine-5'-phosphate decarboxylase, producing the protein MTSVTSSTSRVVTDSPVVVALDYNNRDAALAFVDGIDPRDCRLKVGKEMFTLFGPQIVRDLHQRGFDVFLDLKFHDIPNTTAHAVAAAAELGVWMVNVHASGGARMMTAAREALVPFGNDAPLLIAVTVLTSMDESDLRDLGVTLSPAEHAERLARLTQQCGLDGVVCSAQEAVRFKSELGRDFKLVTPGIRPAGSESGDQRRIMTPEQALSAGVDYMVIGRPVTQSAHPAETLKAINASLKKGA; encoded by the coding sequence ATGACGTCTGTTACATCCTCCACTTCCCGCGTAGTTACCGATTCTCCCGTAGTTGTTGCTCTGGATTACAATAACCGTGACGCCGCACTGGCCTTTGTTGATGGCATTGATCCCCGCGATTGCCGTCTGAAAGTAGGCAAAGAGATGTTTACGCTGTTCGGCCCACAAATCGTCCGCGATCTGCATCAACGTGGTTTCGACGTTTTCCTCGACCTGAAATTCCACGACATTCCAAATACCACTGCGCACGCCGTTGCTGCGGCAGCTGAACTCGGCGTGTGGATGGTTAACGTACATGCATCGGGCGGGGCACGCATGATGACGGCTGCGCGCGAAGCGCTGGTGCCGTTTGGTAATGACGCTCCGCTTCTGATCGCCGTCACCGTGCTGACCAGTATGGATGAATCCGACCTGCGCGACCTGGGTGTGACGTTGTCACCTGCCGAACATGCAGAGCGTCTGGCGCGCCTCACGCAACAGTGTGGTCTCGATGGCGTGGTCTGTTCGGCTCAGGAGGCGGTTCGCTTCAAATCTGAGTTAGGCCGCGATTTTAAACTGGTGACGCCAGGTATTCGTCCAGCAGGCAGCGAGTCAGGGGATCAGCGACGTATCATGACGCCAGAGCAGGCGCTGAGCGCGGGTGTAGACTATATGGTGATTGGTCGCCCGGTGACGCAATCCGCTCATCCGGCAGAGACCCTGAAAGCGATTAATGCATCACTGAAAAAGGGGGCATAA